A single region of the Amphiprion ocellaris isolate individual 3 ecotype Okinawa chromosome 4, ASM2253959v1, whole genome shotgun sequence genome encodes:
- the si:ch211-40k21.5 gene encoding uncharacterized protein si:ch211-40k21.5, protein MAKGRPRRIRSAEHKLKKTGYDQSRAKTRINIGEAFQRWRDLRELKGMKTDAEVAVFLLDSYLQTKSESRLQRSSLKRSSSTETCESVHYEYPFMMSSSNDSEQETCADPSVQSSTNGKELQKKDAACQRPKSEDEWSENKENAVAEEDEEFSTSLSVGDGRFLVDLGSSSEFIVDEECILQLFMSCRQCNGQCTVRKHVKGLKLVVYQACCFCQSRSKWTNLPDDDDKKEDGHSQINGRDTERGQNTSMSPGSNSS, encoded by the exons ATGGCCAAGGGGAGGCCGAGGAGGATCAGATCTGCGGAGCACAAGTTGAAGAAGACGGGCTACGATCAGAGCCGAGCCAAGACCCGCATCAACATCGGCGAAGCTTTCCAGCGGTGGAGAGATCTCCGGGAGCTGAAGGGCATGAAGACGGACGCGGAGGTAGCCGTGTTTCTGCTAGATAG TTATCTCCAGACTAAGTCAGAGAGTCGACTTCAACGATCGAGCCTCAAAAGGAGCTCTTCAACTGAAACCTG TGAAAGTGTGCACTATGAATATCCGTTTATGATGAGTTCATCAAATGACTCTGAGCAGGAAACTTGTGCCGATCCTTCGGTCCAGTCGTCTACAAATGGAAAG GAGCTGCAGAAAAAAGATGCTGCTTGTCAGAGACCAAAAAGTGAAGATGAGTggtcagaaaataaagaaaacgcAG TTGCAGAAGAGGATGAAGAATTCAGCACCTCATTAAGTGTGGGAGATGGACGCTTCCTGGTGGACTTGGGAAG CTCGTCAGAGTTCATCGTGGATGAAGAGTGCATCCTCCAGCTCTTCATGTCATGCCGGCAGTGCAACGGACAATGTACAGTGAGAAAACATGTGAAAGGATTGAAGCTTGTCGTTTACCAGGCGTGCTGCTTCTGTCAGAGCCGCAGCAAATGGACTAACCTGCCGGATGATGATGATAAGAAAGAGGATGGTCATTCCCAGATCAATGGGAGAGACACAGAACGTGGACAGAACACGTCAATGTCACCgggcagcaacagcagctga